Proteins from a single region of Ananas comosus cultivar F153 linkage group 3, ASM154086v1, whole genome shotgun sequence:
- the LOC109708031 gene encoding uncharacterized protein LOC109708031, with the protein MKYFLVLLVALTSCFFYGRVNAGTAACANTYSNCYGISFNCPQGCPNQCEVDCNTCKPYCPCDKPGAVCHDPRFIGGDGIKFYFHGKKNKDFCLVTDSDIHVNAHFIGKQGKGRDFTWVQSIGILFGSQQFYVGARKVATWHGSDDNMHVQFNGADINIPSGDGEMWTSPEGDLQIKRVGETNSIVAEVVGVVKIGVRVVPITEEESRIHGYGITEDDCFAHLELSFKFSSLSNSVSGVLGQTYVPGYRSPVKIGVPMPVMGGAEKYSTSHLFATDCAVSKFGLKREGAEIEDPPTVACGAQDGIQGIVCKR; encoded by the exons ATGAAATATTTCCTGGTTCTTTTGGTTGCGCTAACAAGCTGCTTCTTCTATGGACGTGTTAATGCCGGAACAGCTGCGTGCGCGAACACCTACTCGAATTGCTATGGAATTTCATTCAATTGCCCGCAGGGTTGTCCTAATCAATGCGAGGTGGACTGCAACACATGCAAGCCTTATTGTC CTTGCGATAAGCCGGGAGCGGTGTGCCACGACCCGCGCTTCATCGGTGGAGACGGCATCAAGTTCTACTTCCACGGAAAGAAAAACAAGGACTTCTGCCTCGTCACCGATTCCGACATCCACGTCAACGCGCATTTCATTGGAAAGCAAGGCAAGGGGAGGGACTTCACCTGGGTCCAGTCCATCGGCATCTTGTTCGGCTCGCAGCAGTTCTACGTCGGTGCGAGAAAGGTCGCGACCTGGCACGGATCCGACGACAACATGCACGTGCAATTCAATGGAGCAGACATCAACATCCCGTCGGGCGACGGCGAGATGTGGACGTCGCCGGAGGGCGACTTGCAGATCAAACGTGTTGGGGAGACGAACTCGATTGTGGCCGAAGTGGTGGGCGTGGTGAAGATCGGAGTGAGAGTGGTGCCCATCACCGAAGAAGAATCGAGAATTCATGGGTACGGCATTACGGAGGACGACTGCTTTGCTCATCTGGAGCTCAGCTTCAAGTTCAGTTCACTGAGCAACTCGGTGAGCGGGGTTTTGGGGCAGACCTACGTGCCGGGTTATCGCAGTCCAGTTAAGATCGGCGTCCCGATGCCGGTCATGGGTGGCGCGGAGAAGTACTCGACCTCGCATCTGTTTGCGACGGACTGCGCCGTCTCAAAGTTCGGGCTCAAGAGGGAGGGTGCTGAGATTGAGGATCCGCCGACGGTTGCTTGCGGAGCTCAAGATGGAATTCAGGGGATTGTTTGCAAGAGGTGA